The Blattabacterium cuenoti genome includes the window TACTATTTATTTATAAAAAATGAATTCTCAATATCACCATAAACCAGTTCTTCTAGAAGAAAGTATAGAAAATTTAATTACAAATCCAAACGGAATTTATGTAGACACTACATTTGGTGGAGGAGGACATTCTGATGCCATTCTAAAAAAATTAAATCAAAAAGGAACTCTAATAGCTTTGGATCAGGATCAGGAATCAATCAAAAGAAATTTGATTATAGATAAACGTTTTCATCTATTTCACAATAATTTTATTCATATACGTGATATTTTGAATCAAAACCGGATTGATAAAGTATCAGGAATATTAGTGGATTTAGGGATTTCATCTTTACAAATAGATAATCCTATAAGAGGTTTTTCGAATAGATCCAATTGTATTTTAGATATGAGAATGAATCAGAAATCTTTGTATTCTGCTCAACATGTTATAAATGAATCTTCAAAGCAAAAATTATTTCATATATTTTATGAATATGGAGAATTTAAAAATGCAAGAAACATTGCAGAAAAAATATTTAAAACACGTTTAAAAAAAAATATAAAAACGGCTTTGGATTTAGTTCATCTTTTTTTTATAAAAGGATCTTTTAAAAAGAGAAAAAGATTTTTTGCTAGACTTTTTCAGTCTATACGAATAGAAGTTAATAATGAAATAAATGTTTTAAAGGATTTTTTATTAGAATCTTCTAAAATCCTATTACCAGGAGGTAGAATAGCCGTGATTTCATATCATTCTATAGAAGATAGAATCATTAAATATTTTTTTAAAAAAGGAATTATAATAGATAAAATCAATTTTAAAATTCTTCCATTCAGAATGATCCATAAAAAAGTAATTAAACCAAGTTTTCAAGAAATCATAAAAAATACACGATCTAGAAGCGCTAGATTAAGAATTGCAGAAAAAACTTAAATCATAAAAAAAATAATATCATAAAATGAAAACGAATATACCAGATATCCTGAAAGGAAAATTTTTAGTAAAAAAAGATGCTTATCGTAGTTGGAATTTTATTGTTTTTATTACTGTACTATCTTTAATTAGCATTACCAGTTCACATATGATGGACCGAAAAATTCGACAAATCACTAAAATTAGTGAAGAAATCAAGGAATTAAAATCTGAATATGCAGATTTACACAGTAAATGTATGAAAATGCAATTAGCCTCTTTTATAAGAAAAAAATTAGTTAATGGATTAAAACATTTAGAATCTCCTCCATACGAATTAGTCATAATAGAAGAAGATCATAATAAAAATATGGATGAGACACAATCAAATCAATAATGAAACGGAAAAGATATATTTTATTATATAAATCTTATTTAGTTGGTTTTTTCTTCATATTTATTGCTGCATTAATTATTTTCAATTTATTCTATATTCAAAATTATTCAGAAGGATACAAAAAATCTGTTTTAAAAAAAACGATTAGAACCAATTTAATTAAAGCTAAACGTGGAAATATTTATGCGTCAGATAATAGTATTTTAGCAATGTCTGTTATAAGATATGAAATTCACATCGATTTTAGGTCCATATCTGAAGAATTATTTCAAGAAAATATTTATTCTTTATGTAATGCTTTGGAACTTTTATTTAAAAAACCGAAATTTTTTTTCTATAAAAAATTTCAATACGAAAAAAAAAAGGGAAGTAGATATTTCTTATTAGCAAAGAATTTAGATTATCCACATTTTAAAATATTACGAAAATTACCCATCTTCAATAAGGGACAAATACGAGGTGGGTTCATTGTAGAAAAAAAAATATGTAGAATTCACACATTAGAAAATATTGGAAAAAGAACATTAGGATATGATGATCATAGAGGAAAAGCAGGATTAGAAGGGGCTTTTAGCAAATATTTGAAAGGAAAAGATGGAAAAAGATTAGAACAACGTATTAGCTTTAAAATATGGAAACCATTGAAGTCAAGAAACGAAATTAATCCAGAAGATGGAAAAGACGTTTATTCCACTATAGATATATCTTTACAAGATATAGCCTATCATGCATTACTTCAAGAATTATTCATTTCTCAGGCAGATCATGGATGTGTTATTTTAATGGATGTAAAAAGTGGAGAAATTTCTGCAATGATCAATCTGGAAAAAACAAAAAAAAAAACTTACGAAGATTTAAAAAATTTTTCAGTATGGGAAGGAAGTGAACCTGGGTCTACTTTTAAAACAATGTCTATTCTTGCCGCTTTAGAAGATAAAAAAATAGATGTAGATATGATTGTCAATACCAAAGGCGGAGTCATGAAATTGAGAGGAAAAGAAATACGAGATAGTCATTATAATGGAAATATTGAAATGAATCCAAAACAAATTTTAGAATTATCTTCAAACGTAGGAATAGCAAAAATTATTTATGATAATTATAAAGAAAATCCGGAACAATTCATAGAACATTTCCGTAAATGGAAATTGGATAGAAAAATAGGAATTGACATACCGGGAGAAAGCATGCCTTTTATTCCAAAACCTGGAAAAAAAAATTGGAGTAGCATTACCTTGCCATGGATGACTTTTGGATATAATATTAAACTAACTCCTTTACAAATACTCACTTTTTACAATGCTATTGCAAACCATGGAAAAATGATTAAACCTCTATTGATTAGAGAAATCAAATATCATGGAAAAAGTATAAAAAAATATACAAAACCTATCATTATGAATCCTTCTATAGCTAGAAAATCTTCTTTAATTAAAATTCAAAATATGTTAGAAGGAGTAGTCAAAAATGGAACCGCTAAAAAATATTATAATCCAGAATATCCTTATGCGGGAAAAACAGGAACAACACAGTTAAATTATTGGATGAAAGGAAAACCCTTATCTTACAACAGTTCTTTTGTAGGATACTTTCCTGCTAAAAATCCAAAATATTCTTGTATTGTAGTCATTTCAAAACCAGAAAAAGGGTACTACGGGATAGAGGTCGCCGTTCCTGTATTTGACAAAATTGCTAAATCTATTTATCCTAGAATAGAAAGAAAAATACTTTTAAAAAAAAAAGAAATTCAAGAGAATTTACTAAATCAAATTATAGAATCAAGAAATTTTTTTATTGATAAATGGATAATGCCTAATGTTGTCTCTGTTCCTGGAAAAGAAATTATCCCTATATTAGAAAACAGGGGTTTTCACATTCAATATGAAGGAATAGGAAAAGTGTTGACTCAATCTATTCAACCAGGAACAAAATTGAAAAAAAATCAGATTATATTTTTGAAACTAGAAGAATGAAAAAACTATTAAAAGATGTTTTAAAAAAAATATATGTGTTAAAAATAATAGGAAAAAATCCTTTTAAATTGATAGAAGGAATTTCTATGAGTTCTAAAATAGTGAAGAAAAATATGATTTTTGTAGCTATAAAAGGAAAAAGAACAGATGGACATAAATTTATTATAGATGCAATCCAAAAAGGTGCAAATACTATAATTTGTGAAAAAAGTTCTTCCTTCATCCCTATTCATAAACATATCACTTATGTATTTGTTTTAGATTCTATGGAAGCTTTAGGAATTATATCGTCTCATTTTTATGATCATCCTACAAAAAAAATAAAATTAATAGGAATAACCGGAACAAATGGAAAAACCTCTGTAGCTACGATCCTTCATCAGTTATTTTCTAAAATGGGAGAAAAAAATATTCTTATTTCTACTATGGGAATAAAAATTTTATCCATAAAATATCCTACTACACATACAACTCCGAATATTATTGAAATTAATAAATATTTAAATATTTCAATACAAAAAGGGTGTAAATACGCTTTTATGGAAGTAAGTTCACATGGAATCCATCAAAAAAGAATTGCAGGATTATTATTTCAAGGAGGAGTTTTTACGAATATTACACATGATCACTTAGATTATCATAGATCTTTTGATCATTATTTATCTACTAAAAGGTTTTTTTTTGAAAATTTATCTAAAAAAGCTTTTGCATTAATCAATTCCGATGATGAAAATTCGCATCAAATCATAAAAAAAACTTTAGCTAAAACCTATTTTTATGGTATAAAAAAAAATTCCAATTTTAAAATTCAAATTTTGAAAGAAAACATGAATGGAAATCAATTACTAATTGATGGTCATCAAATTTATACCTATTTGATAGGAAAATTTAATATTTATAATCTATTAGCTAGTTACGCTACAGCTATTTTATTAGGAAAAAATAAAGAGAACATTCTGAAACAAATAAAATATGTAAAACCCATAAAAGGACGTTTTGAGCAATTTTTATCCAATTCAGGTATTCATATTATTGTGGATTATGCCCACAATCCAGATGGATTAAAATCTATTTTAAATAGTCTTAAAATTATAAAAAAAAATAATGAAAAATTAATTTGTGTCATAGGTTGTGGAGGAAATAGAGATATAAAAAAACGTTCTTTAATGGGAAAAATTGTTTATGAAACATGTGATATCTCTATTTTTACATCCGATAATCCTAGAGAGGAAAATATCAATATCATATTCAATGATATGAAAAATTTTAAATCATATCTAAACAAAAAATCTATTTTAACGTTTGTAAAACGAGAAGAAGCGATTCAAACGGCCATTCAAATGGCAAAAAAAAAAGATATTATTCTAATAGCTGGAAAAGGACATGAAACTTTTCAAGAAATAAAAGGAATACGTTATTCTTTTAATGATATGAAAATTGCTAAAAATTTGTTAAAAACTTACAATAAGTAAGATGATTTATTTTTTTAATAAATACTTAATTATAAATTCTATTTTTTATAGAGCTATTATCGCTTTTTTTTTATCGTTTTGTATAGCTTTTATTTTGTATCAAAAAATTATATGTTGGAATCAAAAAAATAGTATGATAGGAGAAAAAATACGAGATCTTGGACTTTTTGGTCAAAAAGAAAAAGAAGGAACCCCAACTATGGGAGGTATTGTTATGATATTTTCTACGTTAATTTCTACAATATTGTTCTCTACTTTAAATAATGTATATGTATTAATGTTGATCATGACCACATTGTATATGGGTTGTATTGGATTGATAGATGATTATATTAAAATAAAACATAATAAAAAAGGACTTAGTATAATGGGAAAAATATTTAGTCAAATTTTATTAGGAATTTTTATTGGAATCACTATGTACTTTAACACAAACATTTCTATTCAAAAACAAAAAATAGAATCAAAAAATTCACATTTTTTGAAAAAAAAAGAATATGGGTTCAATACCACTATTCCCATTTTATCTTCCATATATCATAATCATGAATTTAACTATGCTTATCTTTTGAGTTGGTATAATCAAAAATGGAAAAAATATGCATGGATTGTTTATATTCCTATTGTTATTGGAATTATTACGTTTTTATCCAATGGAGCTAATTTAACGGATGGAATAGATGGATTAACAGCTGGAATTTCTTCTATTATTTTTTCTCTATTTTCTTTATTATCTATAATTTCCAGTAATAAAATATATTCCTTCTATTTTCATTTTATATATATTCCTCATTTAGAAGAAATCATTATATTTTCTTTTTCTTTTTTAGGATCTTTAATAAGTTTTCTTTGGTATAATACTTATCCAGCTCAAATTTTCATGGGAGATACAGGAAGCTTAACTATAGGAGGAGTCATCGCAACACTAGCTATTATAAATAGAAAAGAATTAATATTGCCTATTTTGTGTGGAATTTTTTTTATAGAAAATATTTCTGTAATCATGCAAGTATTGTATTTTAGATATTCTAAAAACAAATATGGTATAGGAAAAAGAGTTTTTTTAATGGCTCCTTTACATCATCATTTTCAAAAATTAGGATATCATGAAAATAAGATTTTCAATCGTTTTATTATCATACAAATGATGCTTTCTATGTTAGTATTTCTTTTATTAATTATATAAAAAAATATAAACAAACAATGAAAAAAAAATTTATAGTTGTATTAGGTGGAGGAGAAAGTGGAGTAGGAGCAGCTTTATTAGCTAAGAAAAATGGATTAAAAACATTTTTATCGGATTCTGGAATTATTATAAATAAATACAAAAAAATTTTAATAAAGAATAAAATTCCTTTTGAAGAAAAAGGACATACAGAGAATATTATCATTCAAAATGCTATTAAAGTGATAAAAAGTCCTGGAATTTCTAGAAATAATCCTTTGATAAAAAAAATCAATTATTTAGGGATTCCTATACAATCCGAATTAGAATTCGGTAAAAGTTATATAGAAAATTCTTATGTTATTGGAATTACAGGAAGTAATGGAAAAACAACGACCTGTTCCATTATTTATAAAATACTTAAAAAAGAAGGAATGAATGTAGAAATAGCAGGAAATATTGGACAGAGTTTTTCTAAAAACATTATAAAAAAAAAGATATTTATATATTAGAAATGAGTAGTTTTCAATTAGATGATTGTTTGAATTTTCGTTCAAATATTGCCGTATTATTAAACATAACAAGAGATCATTTAAATAGATATGATAATAATATTGAGAATTATATTGATTCCAAATTTCGAATAGCAACTTTTCAAAAAAAAGAAGATATTTTCATTTATAATCATGATGATCCTATTATAAGAGAGGGAATAAAAAAATATGCCATTGCATCTCATTGTATTCCTTTTTCTATGAAGGAAGAATTGCATGTTGGAGCTTATATAAAAGCTAACAAAATATTTATTCGAAATCGAAAAAATCAAGAAATATATTTTTTAAATGTAAAAGATATTCCTTTAATAGGAGATCATAATCTCTATAATATTATGGCTTCATTAATTATATCCGAAATATTAAACGTAAAAAAAGAATCAATAATTTCCATACTATTAAAATTGAAATCAATAGAACATCGTATGGAAAAAATATCAAATATAAATGGAGTACAATTTATTAATGATTCTAAAGCCACTAATGTAAATGCCGTTTTTTATGCATTAAAAAGTATAAATGCGCCTATTATATGGATAGTAGGAGGAGAAGATAAAGGAAATAATTATGTAGAATTAATTCCTTTGGTTAAAAAAAAAGTAAAAGCCATAATTTGTTTAGGAAAAAATAATGAAAAAATTATAAATTTTTTTAAAAATATCATTGATATCATTTTGGAAACAAAAAACATTAAAAAAGCTGTTTATATGGCTTATATATTATCCTATCAGGGAGATAATGTTTTATTTTCTCCTGCTTGTTCTAGTTTTGATCTTTTTAAAGATTATAAAGAAAGAGGAAATCAATTTAAGCAAGAAGTAAGAAAACTAATTTATGAAAGTTTATGAAAAAATCAATCTGTTTTTAAAAAAATATATAAAAGGAGATAGATATTTATGGGCTTTCATCTCTTTACTGGCTATATTTTCATTTTTACCAGTTTATTCTGCTAGTACAAACTTAGTTACTACATATGGAGATACGAATACTGTATTTCGTTATTTATTTAAACATACTGTTTTGTTGTTAGTCGGTTTTTGTATCCTTTTTTTCACTCAATTTATAGACTATAAATATTTTTACAAAATGTCTATTCTTTTCATGCCTATAATATTCATTTTATTAATTTTTACAATGAGTCAAAGAAAAGAATTAGATGGAGTAAATGCTTCTCGTTGGTTACATATTCCTATTATCAATATAACTTTTCAAACTTCCAGTATCGCTGGATTAGTTCTTTTCATTTATTGTGCAAGATATTTATCTCAAAAAAAGAAAGAACGAATCAACTTGAAAAATTCTTTTTTTTCCTTGTATTTACCAATATTTTTGATCATTGGACTGATTTTTCCATCGGATGGATCTACTGCTGCTATTATTTTTATATCCGTTTTAATTTTACTTTTTATAGGAGGAAACCCATTGACAAGTGTTATAGGATTTTTTTTCATGGGTTTTTTATTTTCAGGAATATATATTTATTCTGTTATAAAATGGGGAGATAAAAAACCTATAAATAGGGTTTATACATGGAAAAGTCGTATAGAAAAATTTTTGGATCATGAATCTGAAGAAAATTATCAAATAAAACAATCTAAAACGGCTATTGTTTTAGGAAATAAATTGGGTCGTGGTCCTGGAAAGAGTGTTTTAAAAGCTTTTCTTCCTCAATCTTCTTCAGATTTTATCTATGCTATTATCATAGAAGAATATGGATCTGTTGGAGGTGTAATTCTTTTATTCATTTATATACTAATTCTCATGAGAATTATGATAATAGCGACGAAAGTACAAAATTATTCTTGTTCTTTATTGGTTCTTTCTGTAGGTTTTCCTGTTATTAATCAAGCACTTATTAATATGGGAATTGCTGTGGGTTTATTTCCAGTCACAGGACAAACTTTGCCTCTGATTAGTGCTGGAGGTACTTCTATATGGGTTACTTTTTTAAGTTTTGGGATCATATTAAGCGTCAGTCGACTGATATATTCTTCGAATGACACACCCACTAAAATTATAACTCATCATGAATCATAAGATTTCAACCCCTAAAATAATTATTGGAAGTGGAGGAACCGGAGGACACATATATCCGGGAATAGCTATTGCTAACGAACTTAAAAAAAAAATTCCAAAAATTGATATTTTGTTTATTGGATCTAAAAATCATATGGAAATGCGAGAAATACCAAAATGGGGTTTTTCCATTGAAAAAATTTGTATTTCAGGTGGAAAAAATAAATTTTTTTCTCTATCAGCTTTTATTGTATCTATACAACTAATATATAGCTTATTTTTGGCAAATAAAATTATGAAAAGATTTTCTCCAAATATAGTTATCGGAACAGGTGGTTTTGTCAGTTTTCCTACCTTATATGCTGCAAAAAAAAATAAGATACCTATTTTGATTCAAGAACAGAATTCTTTTCCTGGACTGACTAATAGAATATTTTCTCGTTATGCGAATAAAATATGCATTGCTTATGAGCAAACAAAAAAATTTTTTCCCCAAAAAAAAACGATTATAACTGGAAATCCAGTCAGATCTGAAATCTTACACTTGCCTAGTAAAGAAAAAGCTTGTATTCATTTAGGGTTAAACATAAAAAAACCTATCATTTTATCTATAGGAGGGAGTCAAGGATCCAATAGTATGAATAATGCTTGGATAAAAGGATTAAAACGGATAATAGAATTGGATATGCAACTAATTTGGCAAGTAGGAAAACTTGATTTTTATCAAATTACAAAAAATAAAATGTCTCATCATTCGAATATTCTTTTCATGGAATTTATTGAAAATATACCAGTATGTTATGCTGCTGCAGATATCATTGTATCTAGAGCTGGAGCTTTGACTATATCAGAAATATGTTTAATAGGAAAACCATATATATTGATTCCTTTTCCTTGTTCTTCAAATGATCATCAAAATCAAAATGCTAAAATATTAGAAGAAAAAAAAGCGGCTTTAATTATAAAAAATGAGGAAATAGAGAAAAAATTAGTGAATTCTGTTATAAAATTAGTGAATGATTCCAGCATGAAAAAAAAAATGAGTAAAAATCTATTAAAATTAGGAAAACCTAAAGCAACAAACGATATTGTAAACGAGATTTTACAAATTATTTTATGAACTTCAAAAAAATTTCTTTTTTTTATTTTATAGGAATAGGAGGAATGGGGATGAGTTCCCTCGCTAGATATTTTCATACTATGGGTAAAACTGTTTGTGGTCATGATCAAAATAAAACCTTTTTGACAAAAGAATTAGAAAAAGAAGGAATATCTATCAATTATCATGATAGTATAGAAATATTACCAAAATGGGTATTATCCAAACAATGTTTGATTGTGTATACCCCAGCCATTCCTAGTCATCATAAACAATGGATGTATTTAAAAAAATATGGTAAAAATGTAAAAAAACGTTCTCAAGTATTAGCTTTCATTACAGAAAATGAGATTTGTATAGCCATAGGAGGGACACATGGAAAAACAACTACTTGTACCTTATTAGGACATATTTTATATAGTTATGGAATGAATATCACTGCTTTTTTAGGAGGAATATCTGAAAATTATAAATCAAATTTAATATTGAATCATGTATTGAATGGAAGAAAAATTTTTTTGGTAGAAGCAGACGAATTTGACCATTCTTTTTTATATTTATCTCCTAATATAGCATGTATAACGTCTTTTGACCAAGATCATGTAGATATTTATCCAAAAAAAGAAAACCTGAAAAAGGCTTATATAGCTTTTTCAAATAGAATCAAAAAACCATATAAGAAAATATTTCTTTGCCAAGAAGGATCTTGTCGATTCAATAACGCAATATATTATTCTGTACTACAAGGAGAAAATTATTATTCCGATCATCTTAATATAAAAGAAAATAAATGGTATTTTGATTTTCATACTCCTACAGAAACATGGAAATCTTTACCTTTACCTATTCCAGGTCAACATAATTTAAAAAACGTTACTGCAGCATTAGCTATTTCTGATTATCTAAAAATTCCTAAAGAAGAAATCAGAAAAGCTTTATTTTTCTTTAAAGGGATCAAAAGAAGATATTCCATTCATTATCAATCTTCAAATAAAATATATATAGATGATTACGCACATCATCCTACAGAAATCAATGCTTTGATCTCTACTGTAAGAGAATGTTTTCCAAATAAAAAGATATTGGGTATTTTTCAACCTCATTTATTTAGTAGAACTAAATTTTTTGAAAAATCTTTTGCTAAAAGTTTAGAACATCTTGATATTCTAATTTTACTAGATATTTATCCAGCTAGAGAATTTCCCATAAATGGAACAAATTCTAATAGTTTATTAGAGAAAATAAAAATGAGTTCTAAAGAAATATCTTCTTTTTCCAAAATTTTAGAAAAAATTGAAAAAAAACATTTTGATATTATTCTAACAATGGGAGCTGGAAATATAGATACCTTAATTCTTCCTATCAAAGAATGGTTGTATAAACGATATGGATAAATCAATGAAAAAGAATAAAACATCCTTTATCATTATTTTATTATTATATATGATTTGTATGATCTATCTTTTTTATTTTTCTAAAAAAACACATCAAAACAGAACTTTAAAAAAATTTAATATTGTCATTGATTCCTTATCTAACAATCATTTTGTAAATGAAGAAATTATTAAAA containing:
- the rsmH gene encoding 16S rRNA (cytosine(1402)-N(4))-methyltransferase RsmH gives rise to the protein MNSQYHHKPVLLEESIENLITNPNGIYVDTTFGGGGHSDAILKKLNQKGTLIALDQDQESIKRNLIIDKRFHLFHNNFIHIRDILNQNRIDKVSGILVDLGISSLQIDNPIRGFSNRSNCILDMRMNQKSLYSAQHVINESSKQKLFHIFYEYGEFKNARNIAEKIFKTRLKKNIKTALDLVHLFFIKGSFKKRKRFFARLFQSIRIEVNNEINVLKDFLLESSKILLPGGRIAVISYHSIEDRIIKYFFKKGIIIDKINFKILPFRMIHKKVIKPSFQEIIKNTRSRSARLRIAEKT
- a CDS encoding FtsL-like putative cell division protein, which encodes MKTNIPDILKGKFLVKKDAYRSWNFIVFITVLSLISITSSHMMDRKIRQITKISEEIKELKSEYADLHSKCMKMQLASFIRKKLVNGLKHLESPPYELVIIEEDHNKNMDETQSNQ
- a CDS encoding penicillin-binding protein; protein product: MKRKRYILLYKSYLVGFFFIFIAALIIFNLFYIQNYSEGYKKSVLKKTIRTNLIKAKRGNIYASDNSILAMSVIRYEIHIDFRSISEELFQENIYSLCNALELLFKKPKFFFYKKFQYEKKKGSRYFLLAKNLDYPHFKILRKLPIFNKGQIRGGFIVEKKICRIHTLENIGKRTLGYDDHRGKAGLEGAFSKYLKGKDGKRLEQRISFKIWKPLKSRNEINPEDGKDVYSTIDISLQDIAYHALLQELFISQADHGCVILMDVKSGEISAMINLEKTKKKTYEDLKNFSVWEGSEPGSTFKTMSILAALEDKKIDVDMIVNTKGGVMKLRGKEIRDSHYNGNIEMNPKQILELSSNVGIAKIIYDNYKENPEQFIEHFRKWKLDRKIGIDIPGESMPFIPKPGKKNWSSITLPWMTFGYNIKLTPLQILTFYNAIANHGKMIKPLLIREIKYHGKSIKKYTKPIIMNPSIARKSSLIKIQNMLEGVVKNGTAKKYYNPEYPYAGKTGTTQLNYWMKGKPLSYNSSFVGYFPAKNPKYSCIVVISKPEKGYYGIEVAVPVFDKIAKSIYPRIERKILLKKKEIQENLLNQIIESRNFFIDKWIMPNVVSVPGKEIIPILENRGFHIQYEGIGKVLTQSIQPGTKLKKNQIIFLKLEE
- a CDS encoding UDP-N-acetylmuramoyl-L-alanyl-D-glutamate--2,6-diaminopimelate ligase; amino-acid sequence: MKKLLKDVLKKIYVLKIIGKNPFKLIEGISMSSKIVKKNMIFVAIKGKRTDGHKFIIDAIQKGANTIICEKSSSFIPIHKHITYVFVLDSMEALGIISSHFYDHPTKKIKLIGITGTNGKTSVATILHQLFSKMGEKNILISTMGIKILSIKYPTTHTTPNIIEINKYLNISIQKGCKYAFMEVSSHGIHQKRIAGLLFQGGVFTNITHDHLDYHRSFDHYLSTKRFFFENLSKKAFALINSDDENSHQIIKKTLAKTYFYGIKKNSNFKIQILKENMNGNQLLIDGHQIYTYLIGKFNIYNLLASYATAILLGKNKENILKQIKYVKPIKGRFEQFLSNSGIHIIVDYAHNPDGLKSILNSLKIIKKNNEKLICVIGCGGNRDIKKRSLMGKIVYETCDISIFTSDNPREENINIIFNDMKNFKSYLNKKSILTFVKREEAIQTAIQMAKKKDIILIAGKGHETFQEIKGIRYSFNDMKIAKNLLKTYNK
- the mraY gene encoding phospho-N-acetylmuramoyl-pentapeptide-transferase, with product MIYFFNKYLIINSIFYRAIIAFFLSFCIAFILYQKIICWNQKNSMIGEKIRDLGLFGQKEKEGTPTMGGIVMIFSTLISTILFSTLNNVYVLMLIMTTLYMGCIGLIDDYIKIKHNKKGLSIMGKIFSQILLGIFIGITMYFNTNISIQKQKIESKNSHFLKKKEYGFNTTIPILSSIYHNHEFNYAYLLSWYNQKWKKYAWIVYIPIVIGIITFLSNGANLTDGIDGLTAGISSIIFSLFSLLSIISSNKIYSFYFHFIYIPHLEEIIIFSFSFLGSLISFLWYNTYPAQIFMGDTGSLTIGGVIATLAIINRKELILPILCGIFFIENISVIMQVLYFRYSKNKYGIGKRVFLMAPLHHHFQKLGYHENKIFNRFIIIQMMLSMLVFLLLII
- a CDS encoding FtsW/RodA/SpoVE family cell cycle protein, which translates into the protein MKVYEKINLFLKKYIKGDRYLWAFISLLAIFSFLPVYSASTNLVTTYGDTNTVFRYLFKHTVLLLVGFCILFFTQFIDYKYFYKMSILFMPIIFILLIFTMSQRKELDGVNASRWLHIPIINITFQTSSIAGLVLFIYCARYLSQKKKERINLKNSFFSLYLPIFLIIGLIFPSDGSTAAIIFISVLILLFIGGNPLTSVIGFFFMGFLFSGIYIYSVIKWGDKKPINRVYTWKSRIEKFLDHESEENYQIKQSKTAIVLGNKLGRGPGKSVLKAFLPQSSSDFIYAIIIEEYGSVGGVILLFIYILILMRIMIIATKVQNYSCSLLVLSVGFPVINQALINMGIAVGLFPVTGQTLPLISAGGTSIWVTFLSFGIILSVSRLIYSSNDTPTKIITHHES
- the murG gene encoding undecaprenyldiphospho-muramoylpentapeptide beta-N-acetylglucosaminyltransferase yields the protein MNHKISTPKIIIGSGGTGGHIYPGIAIANELKKKIPKIDILFIGSKNHMEMREIPKWGFSIEKICISGGKNKFFSLSAFIVSIQLIYSLFLANKIMKRFSPNIVIGTGGFVSFPTLYAAKKNKIPILIQEQNSFPGLTNRIFSRYANKICIAYEQTKKFFPQKKTIITGNPVRSEILHLPSKEKACIHLGLNIKKPIILSIGGSQGSNSMNNAWIKGLKRIIELDMQLIWQVGKLDFYQITKNKMSHHSNILFMEFIENIPVCYAAADIIVSRAGALTISEICLIGKPYILIPFPCSSNDHQNQNAKILEEKKAALIIKNEEIEKKLVNSVIKLVNDSSMKKKMSKNLLKLGKPKATNDIVNEILQIIL
- the murC gene encoding UDP-N-acetylmuramate--L-alanine ligase, with the translated sequence MNFKKISFFYFIGIGGMGMSSLARYFHTMGKTVCGHDQNKTFLTKELEKEGISINYHDSIEILPKWVLSKQCLIVYTPAIPSHHKQWMYLKKYGKNVKKRSQVLAFITENEICIAIGGTHGKTTTCTLLGHILYSYGMNITAFLGGISENYKSNLILNHVLNGRKIFLVEADEFDHSFLYLSPNIACITSFDQDHVDIYPKKENLKKAYIAFSNRIKKPYKKIFLCQEGSCRFNNAIYYSVLQGENYYSDHLNIKENKWYFDFHTPTETWKSLPLPIPGQHNLKNVTAALAISDYLKIPKEEIRKALFFFKGIKRRYSIHYQSSNKIYIDDYAHHPTEINALISTVRECFPNKKILGIFQPHLFSRTKFFEKSFAKSLEHLDILILLDIYPAREFPINGTNSNSLLEKIKMSSKEISSFSKILEKIEKKHFDIILTMGAGNIDTLILPIKEWLYKRYG